The stretch of DNA GCGGCGCGACATCGCGGACAGTGAAATCGTCGAGCGGCTGGTGTATGCGCTGGTGAACGAAGGCGCGAAGATCCTCGAGGAAGGCATCGCGCTACGCGCCTCGGACATCGACATGGTCTACCTGAGCGGCTACGGCTTCCCGCTGCACCGCGGCGGCCCGATGTTCTACGCCGACAGCGTGGGCCTGCCGCGGGTGCTGGACGCGATCCGCAGGTTTGCGGGCGGACGCCACGGCGAGGCTTGGAAGCCGGCGCCGCTGCTCGAGCGCCTTGCGGCCGAAGGCAAGGGCTTCCAAGCTTGAGCGCGATGAAAACAAAACCGCTTGCCATCGGCGCCGGCATCGCCGTCGCAACCCTTGCCGTTGCCACCTGGGCCAGCCCGCACTGGCAGTTGTACCGCATGTTCTCCGCGGTCGAGGCGCGCGACGCCGCGGCATTATCGCGCTACGTCGACTATCCGAAGCTGCGCGAGAGCGTCAAGCGTCAGGTCATGCAGCGCCTGGGCGCGGACGGCGGGCCTGACGCGCCGGGCGCGAACCCGTTCGCCTCCTTCGGCAGGGCGATGGCGCTGGCGGTGATCGATCCGGTGGTCGACGCCGCGGTCTCGCCGGCCGGCGTGGCCGCGATGCTGGAGGCCGGCGAGATCCGCGTCCAGCCCGAACCGCAAGGACCGCCGCCGGGCGGCGACGCGCCGCGCGAGAAGCTGAACTACGGCCTGTCTTACCGCGACTGGAACCAGGTGCTGGTCGAACGGGTGGACGGTGGCGGCCTGGCCTTCGTGCTCGACCGCCACGGGTTGTGGAACTGGAAGCTGGCGGGAGTCGAGCTGCGCGAAGAGTGATCGTGACGATTGGTGAGTTTATTCGCGCGCCGCGGTGTTAACATCGCTGCCGTTTCCAGCATGCGGAGAGCGTGATGACAGATGTGACGAGGACTGGCCTGGGCCGTACGTGGTGGTTCGTAGGACTGCTGAGCGGGCTCGGCGGCCTGTTGAGCCTGCCCTTGCTGCGTGCGGGCGGGATGGGCTCCCCGCAGGATTGGGCGCAGTGGCTGGTCTACTTTCTTTGCTTCTTTGCCGTCTGGCGCTGCCTGAGCTTCATCGGCTGGTTCGCCGTGCTGCTGATCGCCCCGAAGAGCAAGCTGCTCGACCCGATCAAGCGCTAGGCGCCTGGCCCGCTTCAAAAAAAATGCCGCTGTCTCCAGCGGCATTTTTCGTTCGACTGGCGTGCTATCAGTCGTGCGCGTAGATGTCGTTATCCTTGGTCTCGCGGATGAACAGGCCGCCGATCACGACGGTCGCCAGGGCGATGACGATCGGATACCACAGGCCGTAGTAGATGTCGCCCTTGAAGGCCACCAGGGCGAAGGTCACGGTCGGCAGCATGCCGCCGAACCAGCCGTTGCCGATGTGGTAGGGCAGGGACATCGAGGTGTAGCGGATGCGGGTCGGGAACATCTCCACCAGCATCGCCGCGATCGGGCCGTACACCATGGTCACGTAGAGCACCAGGATGAACAGCAGCAGCACCAGCATCGGCTTGTTCATCGCGGCCGGGTCGGCCTTGTCCGGGTAGCCGGCGGTCTTCAGCGCGCCGGTTACCTGCTTCTTGAGCGCGTCTTCCTGGGCCTTGGAGGCGGCGTCGAAGTTCAGCTTGTCCGGCGTCATGACGGCGTTGAAGGACTGGAAGGTGGCGTCGCCCACCTTGACCGAGGCCACGGTGCCGGCCGGTGCCGGCTGGATGTTGTAGCTCACCGAGGCAGCGGTCAGCATGCGCGTGGCGATGTCGCACGAGGACGGGAATTTCTTGGTGCCGGTCGGGTCCACCTGGAAGTGGCAGGTGGCCGGGTCGGCCACGACCACGACCGGTGCGGTCTGGATCGCGCGTTCGAGGGCCGGGTTGCCGTAGTGGGTGATCGCCTTGAAGATCGGGAAGTAGGTCGCGGCGGCGATGACGCAGCCACCCAGGATGATCCACTTGCGGCCGATCTTGTCCGACAGCGCGCCGAAGAAGATGAAGAAGGGCGTGGCCAGGGCCAGCGCGATCATGATCAGGATGTTCGCGGTCGGCTCGTCGATCTTCAGGGTCTTGGTCAGGAAGAACAGGGCGTAGAACTGGCCGGTGTACCAGACCACGGCCTGGCCCATGGTCAGGCCGGCCAGGGCCAGGAAGGCGACCTTGGCGTTCTTCGGCTTCAGGAAGGCTTCCGACAGCGGGGCCTTCGAGGTCTTGCCTTCGGCTTTCATCTTGGCGAAGGCCGGCGACTCGTTCATCGACAGCCGGATCCACACCGAGATACCCAGCAGGACCACCGAGATCAGGAAGGGAATGCGCCAGCCCCAGGCCTGGAACTCTTCTTCGCCCATGGCGGTGCGGGTGCTCAGGATCACAATCAGCGACAGGAACAGGCCGATCGTCGCGGTGGTCTGGATGTAGGCCGTGAACAGGCCGCGCTTGCCGTGCGGCGCGTGTTCGGCCACGTAGGTGGCGGCGCCGCCATACTCGCCGCCCAGCGCCAGGCCCTGCAGGATGCGCAGCGAGACCAGGATGATCGGGGCCGCGATGCCAATGCTGGCATGGCTCGGCAACAGGCCGACCAGGAAGGTCGAGGCGCCCATGATCAGGATGGTCACCAGGAAGGTATACTTGCGGCCGATCATGTCGCCCAGGCGGCCGAACACCAGCGCGCCGAAGGGGCGCACGATGAAGCCGGCCGCGAAGGCCATCAGGGCGAAGATGAAGGTGGTGGTGGGGTCGCCGATGAAGAATTGCTTGGCGATGATGCTGGCGAGCGAGCCGTACAGGTAGAAGTCGTACCACTCGAACACCGTGCCGAGGGAAGAAGCGAAAATGACTTTCCGCTCTTCCTTGGTGATCCCGGAGGAGGAAGGTGCAGCTTTCCCTCCGGCGGTCATGCCGGGTGTGATTGCCATGTGTGTCTCCGTATAGGTTTTAGTGTCACCGGAATTGCTGATTGTTTGTCAGCTGTCGCGGAGTGTGTTCCGGTTTCCTTACACGATAATTACTCCAAACTTACGCGGAACTTACAGTCGAGCTGTGCAATTGCAGCAAGTTTTCAGCCTCCAGCGTGTTTACACTCTAGCGCTTGAAATGCTGCGCCGCGCAAGTCGACTTGCCAAAATATTTACGAACGACCGTACTGATCATGCTATCCTCGATCATCCCCAAAGAAGGAATCGAAGCATGCTCAAACATATCGTGATGTGGAAGTTGAAGGATGAAGCCGAAGGCGCCGACAAGCTGGCCAACGCGCGCGAGATGAAGCGCCGGCTGGACGAATGCGCGAACATCGTGCCGGGCCAGCTCAAGTTCGAGGTGATGCTGGCCCAGCCCGGCCTGGAAGCGACCTACGACGTGGTGCTGTACTCGGAATTCGCGGACCGGGCTGCGCTGGAGGCCTACATCCACCATCCGACCCACAAGGCGGTGGTGCCCTTCATCGGGGCGGTGCGCGAAGGCAGGCAGTGCATGGATTACGAGATCTGATCGGAGGCCCCACATGCGCACCACCCAGGAACTCTTCTCCCTCCAGAACAAGACCGCCATCGTCACCGGCGGCTCGCGCGGCCTCGGCCTGCAGATGGCCGAAGCCCTCGGCGAGCAGGGCGCCCGCGTCCTCGTCTCCGCGCGCAAGCAGGACGAGCTCGACCAGGCCGTTGCCCACCTGACCGGCCGCGGCATCGACGCCAGCGCCATCGCCGCCGACCTGTCCAGCGAGGACGAGGTCGGGCGCTTCGTGCAGGAAGCGATCGGCCGCCTCGGCCACATCGACATCCTGGTCAACAATGCCGGCGCCAGTTGGGGCGCCCCGGCCGAGGACTATCCGCTCGAAGCCTGGGACAAGGTGATGGACCTGAACGTGCGCAGCATCTTCCTGGTGACCCAGGCGGTCGGCAAGCTGTCCATGATCCCGCGCCGCCACGGCCGCATCATCAGCATCTCGTCGATCGCCGGCCTGGCCGGCAATCCGCCGGGCACCATGCAGACCATCGCCTACAACACCTCCAAGGGCGCGGTCGTGAATTTCACGCGTGCGCTGGCCGGCGAATGGGGCCGCTATGGTATTACCGTGAATTCGATCGCGCCCGGCTTCTTCCCGTCGAAGATGACCAAGGGCGTGCTGGCCGCGTTCGGCGCCGAGAACCTGGCCAAGGACGCGCCCTTGAACCGCCTGGGCGACGACGAGGACCTGAAGGGCGCGGTGGTGCTGTTTGCGTCCGATGCGGGCAAGCACATCACGGGACAGACGCTGGCCGTCGACGGAGGCGTCTCGGCGGTCTGATCGATAACGGGGAGGATACATGAAGGACTTTCGCGGCAAGGTGGCCGTCATCACCGGCGCCGCCAGCGGCCTGGGACGCGAGTTCGCCAATACCGCAGCGAGCCTGGGCATGAAGCTGGTGCTGGCCGACGTGCAGCCCAGGGCGCTCGAGCACGCGACCGAAGAGCTGATGGCAGGCGGCGCCGAGGTGCTGTCGATGGTGTGCGACGTCAGCAAGGCCTCGCACGTGCAGGAACTGGCCGATGCGGCGATCGCGCGCTTCCACCACGTGCACCTGGTGTTCAACAACGCCGGCGTCGGCTGCGGCGGCCTGGTCTGGGAGAACTCGGAACAGGACTGGGATTGGGTGCTCGGCGTGAACCTGATGGGCGTGGTCCATGGGGTGCGCGTCTTCACCCGGGTGATGCTCGAGTGCGCCCGGCGCGATCCCGGTTTCGAAGGCCACATCGTGAACACGGCGTCGATGGCCGGGCTGCTCACGCCGCCGGCCATGGGCGTCTACAACGTGTCCAAGCATGCGGTGGTGGCGCTTACCGAAACCCTGTACCACGACCTGAAGCTGGTCGAGGCGCCGGTCAAGTCCTCGGTGCTGTGTCCCTATTTCGTGCCGACCGGGATCGCGCATTCCCATCGCAACCGGCCCGATGATCTGGCCAGCGACGAGCGCGTCACCGCCAGCCAGGCGGCAGCGCAGCTGCTGACCGAGAAGGCGGTCGGGTCAGGCAAGCTGAGCGCGGCCGACGTGGCGCGCATCGCCTTCGAGGGGATCCGCGAGGAGCGCTTCTATATCTACTCGCATCCGCAGGTGCTCGGCTCGGTCGAAGAGCGCTTCGCGGCGATCGTGCAGGGCCAGCCGCCGGCGGACCCGTACGCGGCGACGCCGCAGATCAGCGCGATGTTGCGGGCTGGCGTGAAGGAGCGGCGCTAGCGCCGTCTCACGCCACCTGGCTGTCCGGCTGCAGCACGCGCTCGTGCAGCTCCGGCTCGCCCTCGCGGTACAGCTTGACCACCGTGGAGGTACGGGTGCCGTAGCCTTCCATCTCGATGCACACCGGCGAGAGCATGCGCTCGACCTCGATCGGCATGCCGGTTTCCGGCAGGCGCAGGTCGGGCGCGCGGGTGGTGTCGGCCAGCATTTCGAAATAGGCGTCTTCCGGCGCCGCCTGGCACAGCAGGCTGGCGAACTGCGCCTTGGTGCGCAGCACCTTGGGCCAGGGCGCGTCCAGCAGGCCGTTCGACATGCCGTAGATGCGGCCCGGCTCGAGCGGCTGGCCGTTGCGCGCGTCCTTGCCACCGCGGTTCGAATACCAGTACAGGGTGTCGCGGTCGCCCAGCACCAGGTTGTAGCCGTTGTAGACGTCGCCGCGCGCCACGATCTCGTCCAGGTAGTCGGCCGCGGATTGCGAACCGGTGAGAAAGCCCGCGACCAGTTCGCCGCGCGAAGGGGCGTGCTCGCGGCGCTCGGCCGGGCCGCGGATGTTGGTCAGGGCGGCGAACTTCGGGCCGTTCGGGCCGTCCGTTGTCACACCCATCCAGCTGCCGCCACCCTGCAGGTCGCGGCCCGCGATCACGTGCGGATGTTCGGGCCAGGGAGCGGCAGGCGTGGCCGGGCGGTCATAGAACTCGTCGCGGTTGGCGCAAGCGATGATGGGCACGCCCGGCAGCACCTGCCAGGCAAGGACGATCAGGCACATGGGTCAGGTCCCCGGTAGGAGGTCGATGAATACTTCGGAGCGGCGTGCTCCCTGGATGAGACCGGCAATACCGGCATCGGCGGCGGCCTGTTCGACGCGCGCGCCGAAGGCCTCGTCCACGCCGGGGTAGACTTCCATCCAGGTCTGCAGGCCGTCGCGCGCCTCCGGCCGGCGCTGCAGCAGTGCGCCGCCGTGCTCGTCACGCGCGCCGGTGAGCCGCAGCTGCATGGCACGCACCCGTGGCGCCAGCGCTAGGGCGTCCTCGATGCGTACCTTGTAATACACGTACAGGTCGATCATGCCTTAGAGCTCGAGCGCGTCGAGGTGGTAGGGCATGTGCTGGAAGGCCAGCGCCGGGCCGCCGGCCGCGCCGTGGCGCACGTCCTCGCCGAGCGCGCCGAGCTTGATCTCGACCAGCAGGTCGGCGCCGCCAAGGCCGTTCGCGGCCGCGTTCACCACCATGCCGCAGGGCTGGCCGGGATCGGCCATGGCGAACACTTCGTCGCCGGCGCGCGCGGCCGGGTTGGCGACCGTGGCCAGCGCCGTACGGCGCTTGAGCTTGCCAAGATACTGGCTGCGCGCGACGATTTCCTGGCCCGGATAGCAGCCCTTCTTGAAGTTCACGCCGCCCAGCAGTTCGAGGTTGACCATCTGGGGCACGAACTGCTCCTGGGTTGCCGCGGTGATCTGCGGCACGCCGGCGTGGATCGCGGCCAGCTGCCAGGCCTGGTTGCCGCCCAGGGCCAGCTCGCCCGCCAGCCCCGGCAGGGCGGAACTCGCGCTCTCGGCCGTGGTCAGCCACAGGTAGCGCGGCGCGCCGAACACGTCCGCCAGGCGGATCACGGTGCCGCAGGGGCCGTCGACCTTGCCGTAGGGCGCGGCCGGCAATTCGGCCACATGACGGCGCAGGGCGCTCTCGCCCTTGGCGCCGCCCAGTCCCAGCACGGCGGCGAACGGGGCCTCGAGCGTGGCGTCGCGCAGCTTGGCCTTGGCGCGCAGCACGAACATGCTCAAGCGCTTCTGCAGGGGCGGCTGGATGGCGCGCGGCAGCTGCAGGTACACGG from Massilia varians encodes:
- a CDS encoding DUF2939 domain-containing protein; this encodes MKTKPLAIGAGIAVATLAVATWASPHWQLYRMFSAVEARDAAALSRYVDYPKLRESVKRQVMQRLGADGGPDAPGANPFASFGRAMALAVIDPVVDAAVSPAGVAAMLEAGEIRVQPEPQGPPPGGDAPREKLNYGLSYRDWNQVLVERVDGGGLAFVLDRHGLWNWKLAGVELREE
- a CDS encoding MFS transporter; its protein translation is MAITPGMTAGGKAAPSSSGITKEERKVIFASSLGTVFEWYDFYLYGSLASIIAKQFFIGDPTTTFIFALMAFAAGFIVRPFGALVFGRLGDMIGRKYTFLVTILIMGASTFLVGLLPSHASIGIAAPIILVSLRILQGLALGGEYGGAATYVAEHAPHGKRGLFTAYIQTTATIGLFLSLIVILSTRTAMGEEEFQAWGWRIPFLISVVLLGISVWIRLSMNESPAFAKMKAEGKTSKAPLSEAFLKPKNAKVAFLALAGLTMGQAVVWYTGQFYALFFLTKTLKIDEPTANILIMIALALATPFFIFFGALSDKIGRKWIILGGCVIAAATYFPIFKAITHYGNPALERAIQTAPVVVVADPATCHFQVDPTGTKKFPSSCDIATRMLTAASVSYNIQPAPAGTVASVKVGDATFQSFNAVMTPDKLNFDAASKAQEDALKKQVTGALKTAGYPDKADPAAMNKPMLVLLLFILVLYVTMVYGPIAAMLVEMFPTRIRYTSMSLPYHIGNGWFGGMLPTVTFALVAFKGDIYYGLWYPIVIALATVVIGGLFIRETKDNDIYAHD
- a CDS encoding Dabb family protein; translated protein: MLKHIVMWKLKDEAEGADKLANAREMKRRLDECANIVPGQLKFEVMLAQPGLEATYDVVLYSEFADRAALEAYIHHPTHKAVVPFIGAVREGRQCMDYEI
- a CDS encoding SDR family oxidoreductase → MRTTQELFSLQNKTAIVTGGSRGLGLQMAEALGEQGARVLVSARKQDELDQAVAHLTGRGIDASAIAADLSSEDEVGRFVQEAIGRLGHIDILVNNAGASWGAPAEDYPLEAWDKVMDLNVRSIFLVTQAVGKLSMIPRRHGRIISISSIAGLAGNPPGTMQTIAYNTSKGAVVNFTRALAGEWGRYGITVNSIAPGFFPSKMTKGVLAAFGAENLAKDAPLNRLGDDEDLKGAVVLFASDAGKHITGQTLAVDGGVSAV
- a CDS encoding SDR family oxidoreductase, which translates into the protein MKDFRGKVAVITGAASGLGREFANTAASLGMKLVLADVQPRALEHATEELMAGGAEVLSMVCDVSKASHVQELADAAIARFHHVHLVFNNAGVGCGGLVWENSEQDWDWVLGVNLMGVVHGVRVFTRVMLECARRDPGFEGHIVNTASMAGLLTPPAMGVYNVSKHAVVALTETLYHDLKLVEAPVKSSVLCPYFVPTGIAHSHRNRPDDLASDERVTASQAAAQLLTEKAVGSGKLSAADVARIAFEGIREERFYIYSHPQVLGSVEERFAAIVQGQPPADPYAATPQISAMLRAGVKERR
- a CDS encoding NRDE family protein, with translation MCLIVLAWQVLPGVPIIACANRDEFYDRPATPAAPWPEHPHVIAGRDLQGGGSWMGVTTDGPNGPKFAALTNIRGPAERREHAPSRGELVAGFLTGSQSAADYLDEIVARGDVYNGYNLVLGDRDTLYWYSNRGGKDARNGQPLEPGRIYGMSNGLLDAPWPKVLRTKAQFASLLCQAAPEDAYFEMLADTTRAPDLRLPETGMPIEVERMLSPVCIEMEGYGTRTSTVVKLYREGEPELHERVLQPDSQVA
- a CDS encoding DUF4936 family protein gives rise to the protein MIDLYVYYKVRIEDALALAPRVRAMQLRLTGARDEHGGALLQRRPEARDGLQTWMEVYPGVDEAFGARVEQAAADAGIAGLIQGARRSEVFIDLLPGT
- the ygfZ gene encoding CAF17-like 4Fe-4S cluster assembly/insertion protein YgfZ — its product is MLNWTDTLSSLGARFHIDEASQVEDFGRPLAAGELADGFVATVTDLGIIAAEGPDAASFLHNQLTNDVEHLGRDEARLAGYCSPKGRLQATFLYWRSAAAEPDTVYLQLPRAIQPPLQKRLSMFVLRAKAKLRDATLEAPFAAVLGLGGAKGESALRRHVAELPAAPYGKVDGPCGTVIRLADVFGAPRYLWLTTAESASSALPGLAGELALGGNQAWQLAAIHAGVPQITAATQEQFVPQMVNLELLGGVNFKKGCYPGQEIVARSQYLGKLKRRTALATVANPAARAGDEVFAMADPGQPCGMVVNAAANGLGGADLLVEIKLGALGEDVRHGAAGGPALAFQHMPYHLDALEL